One Falco biarmicus isolate bFalBia1 chromosome 9, bFalBia1.pri, whole genome shotgun sequence genomic region harbors:
- the CEP55 gene encoding centrosomal protein of 55 kDa isoform X1: MNSKTAKDRVIGKWGLKSGSSRPEGAVEKCKEENAAPRKTVEEVAKGTSTVTGADGPGQLEKMLSLEIEKENQKYLLEEKDKEIQNLKEKLRSKTKNSDVFLLHSQLLEKTKEAERKERLLRCLYEEMNQLKRHLSTVTAKCSELENRVGTSQASQEAVKNSSGSPTNLYEVEKQLKDALEKNQQWLLYDQQREVYVRGLLGRIFELEQKSEIVSEQESKEFSSEGHLQEEKQKYYDQLLLTAKSDLETERRTVTQLRSELNQLKKKYEETQQEISLNAALQSQQVAEMKTLENENKMKGEKVQKLKQENEAIKEQLRKEKRKSEDFLCQVQLLRKSLLKQQEEHTRIALLEQQIQICTTDFENEKLDRQNLQHQLNKVLKELRKAREQITRLEPLKLQESGHVEPQDLQAAFEEQLIMYDRSPSQKHSSLLDESFLECPRCGVQYPTSQHRELLVHLDFCTA, from the exons ATGAACTCCAAGACCGCTAAAGATAGGGTTATTGGCAAGTGGGGCTTAAAGTCGGGTAGCTCCAGACCTGAGGGTGCTGTCGAGAAGTGTAAGGAGGAGAACGCTGCCCCGAGGAAAACCGTAGAGGAGGTGGCGAAAGGGACGAGCACGGTGACGGGTGCGGACGGGCCCGGGCAGCTGGAG aaaatgctttcccttgaaatagaaaaagaaaaccagaaatatcttcttgaagagaaagacaaagaaatccaaaacctgaaagaaaagcttAGGTCCAAAACCAAGAATAGTGATGTCTTCTTATTACATAgtcagcttttggaaaaaacaaaggaagcagaaaggaaagaaaggttaCTTCGTTGTCTATATGAAGAAATGAACCAGTTAAAACGTCATTTATCCACTGTTACTGCAAAATGTTCTGAGCTTGAAAACAGAGTTGGTACTTCTCAGGCATCCCAG GAAGCTGTAAAGAACAGCAGTGGATCACCAACTAATCTTTATGAAGTTGAAAAACAACTGAAAGAT GCTCTTGAGAAAAACCAACAGTGGCTACTGTATGACCAGCAACGTGAAGTGTATGTCAGGGGACTGCTTGGAAGAATCTTTGAACTTGAACAGAAGTCAGAAATAGTTAGCGAACAAGAATCTAAAGAATTCAGTTCAGAAG GTCATCtacaagaggaaaagcaaaaatattatgACCAGTTGTTACTAACTGCTAAGAGTGATCTTGAGACTGAAAGACGCACTGTAACCCAGCTGAGATCTGAACTTAACCAACTCAAAAAGAAGTATGAAGAAACACAACAAGAAATAAGTTTAAATGCCGCTTTGCAGTCGCAACAGGTTGCTGAAATGAAGActctagaaaatgaaaataaaatgaaaggtgAGAAAGTGCAGAAactaaaacaagaaaatgaagctATTAAAGAAcagctcagaaaagaaaagagaaagtctgAAGACTTTTTGTGTCAG GTGCAACTCCTTCGCAAATCATTGCTCAAGCAGCAAGAGGAACACACTCGAATAGCTTTGTTGGAGCAACAG ATCCAGATATGCACCACagactttgaaaatgaaaagcttgaTCGCCAGAACTTGCAGCATCAGTTAAACAAAGTCCTTAAAGAACTGCGCAAGGCCAGGGAGCAAATAACTCGTCTGGAACCTCTG AAACTCCAGGAATCTGGACATGTGGAACCACAAGATTTGCAAGCTGCATTTGAAGAGCAGCTGATCATGTATGACAGAAGTCCTTCCCAGAAACATTCAAGCCTCCTTGATGAAAGTTTTCTTGAGTGTCCCAGATGCGGAGTCCAGTACCCAACAAGCCAGCACAGAGAGTTACTAGTACATCTTGACTTTTGCACAGCTTGA
- the CEP55 gene encoding centrosomal protein of 55 kDa isoform X2, with protein MKMLQCSCKKMLSLEIEKENQKYLLEEKDKEIQNLKEKLRSKTKNSDVFLLHSQLLEKTKEAERKERLLRCLYEEMNQLKRHLSTVTAKCSELENRVGTSQASQEAVKNSSGSPTNLYEVEKQLKDALEKNQQWLLYDQQREVYVRGLLGRIFELEQKSEIVSEQESKEFSSEGHLQEEKQKYYDQLLLTAKSDLETERRTVTQLRSELNQLKKKYEETQQEISLNAALQSQQVAEMKTLENENKMKGEKVQKLKQENEAIKEQLRKEKRKSEDFLCQVQLLRKSLLKQQEEHTRIALLEQQIQICTTDFENEKLDRQNLQHQLNKVLKELRKAREQITRLEPLKLQESGHVEPQDLQAAFEEQLIMYDRSPSQKHSSLLDESFLECPRCGVQYPTSQHRELLVHLDFCTA; from the exons atgaagaTGCTGCAATGTTCATGCAAG aaaatgctttcccttgaaatagaaaaagaaaaccagaaatatcttcttgaagagaaagacaaagaaatccaaaacctgaaagaaaagcttAGGTCCAAAACCAAGAATAGTGATGTCTTCTTATTACATAgtcagcttttggaaaaaacaaaggaagcagaaaggaaagaaaggttaCTTCGTTGTCTATATGAAGAAATGAACCAGTTAAAACGTCATTTATCCACTGTTACTGCAAAATGTTCTGAGCTTGAAAACAGAGTTGGTACTTCTCAGGCATCCCAG GAAGCTGTAAAGAACAGCAGTGGATCACCAACTAATCTTTATGAAGTTGAAAAACAACTGAAAGAT GCTCTTGAGAAAAACCAACAGTGGCTACTGTATGACCAGCAACGTGAAGTGTATGTCAGGGGACTGCTTGGAAGAATCTTTGAACTTGAACAGAAGTCAGAAATAGTTAGCGAACAAGAATCTAAAGAATTCAGTTCAGAAG GTCATCtacaagaggaaaagcaaaaatattatgACCAGTTGTTACTAACTGCTAAGAGTGATCTTGAGACTGAAAGACGCACTGTAACCCAGCTGAGATCTGAACTTAACCAACTCAAAAAGAAGTATGAAGAAACACAACAAGAAATAAGTTTAAATGCCGCTTTGCAGTCGCAACAGGTTGCTGAAATGAAGActctagaaaatgaaaataaaatgaaaggtgAGAAAGTGCAGAAactaaaacaagaaaatgaagctATTAAAGAAcagctcagaaaagaaaagagaaagtctgAAGACTTTTTGTGTCAG GTGCAACTCCTTCGCAAATCATTGCTCAAGCAGCAAGAGGAACACACTCGAATAGCTTTGTTGGAGCAACAG ATCCAGATATGCACCACagactttgaaaatgaaaagcttgaTCGCCAGAACTTGCAGCATCAGTTAAACAAAGTCCTTAAAGAACTGCGCAAGGCCAGGGAGCAAATAACTCGTCTGGAACCTCTG AAACTCCAGGAATCTGGACATGTGGAACCACAAGATTTGCAAGCTGCATTTGAAGAGCAGCTGATCATGTATGACAGAAGTCCTTCCCAGAAACATTCAAGCCTCCTTGATGAAAGTTTTCTTGAGTGTCCCAGATGCGGAGTCCAGTACCCAACAAGCCAGCACAGAGAGTTACTAGTACATCTTGACTTTTGCACAGCTTGA